The following are from one region of the Chanos chanos chromosome 10, fChaCha1.1, whole genome shotgun sequence genome:
- the LOC115823578 gene encoding lactase-phlorizin hydrolase-like: MSSSMSWPRILPDGESKKISEAGLSYYHKMHCWLLIFDHSGDVSPASYQTVWDKFSSQSAAERDTFLNDVFPGGFQWAVSSESFKVEGGWSEDGKGETIWDHFGHEGHAFNNQTADLACDSYYKVDYDAYLLRGILAKTYQFSISWARIFPNGRKESFQEKGAQYYDKLIDTLIQSGVEPVATLYHWDLPQALQDLGGWTSDTIVEAFKDFADFCFSRYGSRVKTWNTFSSPWVVSNYGYGTGQHPPSIKDPVVASFQVTHNILKSHAEAWHIYNDKYRKQQGGRVGIALNSDWAEPRVPANQQDVVAAERYLQFMLGWFAHPIFVDGDYPAILKSQIDLKKQQCSPSEVARLPVFTDAEKTRIQGTADFFGLNHYTSRLVSHSTGGCVPGPHSVGDFQSHADSSWNTTVSDDVRYVPWGLRRLLNYIATEYTSARKLPIFITGNGMPTEYGGDVLHDNQRVEFLRGYINEALKAIRLDGLDVQRFTVQSLMDGFEGPQGYNHRFGLHYVDFEDLNRPRTPKRSAYAYSEITEDNGFPVVKASKKIHVSEQQSKKSPALPPSEVPSTSKVVWEKFSHQSHFQRRMYHYGTFQNGFQWGISSSAYQIEGGWNADGKGQSIWDTFTHGPNTIPEVANGDVACDSYNKIDEDLYMLRAMKVKSYRFSLSWSRIFPNGLRASLNQKGVDYYNRLINGLLAYNITPMVTLYHWDLPQALQDAGGWDSVSMIDIFSDYCDFCFATFGDRVKFWITFNQPHTIAWSGYGIGQFPPNVKSPGDAPYRVAHNLLKAHAKAYHTYDEKYRTSQGGLVSISLNADWVEPKNVDDPRDVVAADRAMQFQLGWFAHPIFKNGDYPDAMKWQVGTKSELQGLSQTRLPSFTDEEKAYIQGTADVFCINAYTTKKVYHANTAIQPPSYETDQDIGIEDPDEWYGTAILELKAVPYGMRRLLNWIKEEYGDPEIYVTENGMASDFLITIDDTDRNFFFKMYIDEVLKAHNLDGVNVKGYTASSLMDSFEWLNGYIKSFGLHHVDFKHPSRPRTPKRSAHEYYHIMMDNGFPETEVEKILYGHFPEGFKWSTATASYQTEGAWRADGKGLSIWDQYSHTPGRIANHDTGDIACNSYVKFPRDVEMLQSLKLKNYRFSISWPRILPDGTLESFNQAGIDFYNRLVDQLLAANIQPQVTLYHWDLPQALQDVGGWENDTIIDRFRDYANVMFHYLGDKVKFWITFNEPYIMTILGYNHGDHAPGVKDHTGTVTYNVGHNILRAHAEAWHLYNDTYRAKQGGIISITLNSDWAFPRSPYKQEDVYAAWRYLQFFTGWFAHPIFKGDYPEVMKTVIKERSLAVGLPKSRLPEFTPAEIQRIKGTHDYFGLNHYTSVLVFMVNHSIDYQAYYGDKGTAVVSDWSWLGSGSSWLKVVPHGLRNLLKFIKDEYGNPPIYVTENGISEHGPVDLNDIHRRHFYENYINQAMKAVLIDGVDLRGYTAWSLMDNFEWAMGYQERFGFFYVNRSDPSLPRTPKESTKFYMSVVNCNGFPDPAQGPHECLLTDPEETTPAPNPDDLEVNFLGLEISPSEAETGLYVLFAFLLVVVLGAAIMTFLCYKAKKNNDGHNERLSKHLETIGTSGFKLNHQISWHYISTIQEPERKPVTEQVKTETQK, translated from the exons ATGTCGTCCTCCATGTCATGGCCTAGGATTCTGCCAGATGGAGAAAGCAAGAAGATCAGCGAGGCTGGACTGAGCTATTATCACAAGATGCACTGCTGGCTACTGATATTCGACCATAG TGGCGACGTTTCCCCAGCCTCGTATCAGACTGTGTGGGACAAATTCAGTTCCCAGTCGGCAGCTGAGCGGGACACATTCCTGAACGATGTTTTTCCTGGAGGGTTTCAATGGGCTGTTTCCAGTGAGTCTTTCAAAGTAGAGGGTGGCTGGTCTGAAGACGGGAAGGGTGAGACTATCTGGGATCACTTCGGTCATGAAGGTCATGCCTTTAACAACCAGACTGCTGATCTGGCCTGTGACAGCTACTACAAGGTGGACTATGATGCATACCTGCTTAGGGGTATACTAGCCAAAACCTATCAGTTCTCTATCTCTTGGGCCCGCATTTTCCCCAATGGTCGTAAAGAGAGCTTTCAAGAGAAGGGGGCTCAGTATTATGACAAGCTGATTGACACCCTCATTCAGTCTGGTGTTGAGCCTGTTGCCACCCTGTATCACTGGGATCTGCCTCAAGCCCTGCAAGATCTTGGAGGTTGGACCAGTGACACTATTGTGGAGGCTTTCAAAGACTTCGCTGACTTCTGCTTCTCCAGATATGGCTCAAGAGTCAAGACCTGGAACACCTTCAGCAGTCCCTGGGTAGTCAGCAATTATGGATATGGCACAGGGCAGCACCCTCCCAGCATCAAAGACCCTGTGGTTGCTTCTTTTCAA GTGACTCACAACATACTGAAATCTCATGCAGAGGCCTGgcatatttataatgataaataCCGAAAGCAGCAGGGTGGGAGAGTGGGCATTGCTCTCAACTCAGACTGGGCAGAGCCACGGGTCCCCGCAAATCAACAAGACGTAGTGGCAGCAGAGCGTTATCTTCAGTTCATGCTGGGCTGGTTTGCTCACCCAATATTTGTTGATGGAGATTACCCTGCAATTCTAAAGAGTCAGATCGATCTTAAGAAACAACAGTGCTCACCATCAGAAGTTGCCAGACTCCCTGTCTTCACAGATGCTGAGAAAACGCGAATCCAAGGAACAGCTGATTTCTTCGGTTTAAACCACTACACCTCCCGTCTGGTCAGCCACAGTACAGGCGGCTGTGTCCCTGGACCACACAGTGTGGGAGACTTTCAATCCCACGCAGACAGCAGCTGGAACACCACAGTTTCCGATGATGTCAGATATGTACCCTGGGGGCTTCGCCGTCTTCTGAACTATATTGCTACAGAGTACACATCTGCCAGAAAACTGCCCATCTTCATCACTGGAAATGGGATGCCCACAGAGTACGGAGGTGATGTGCTGCATGATAACCAGCGTGTAGAGTTCCTCAGAGGCTACATCAATGAAGCTCTGAAAG CTATACGTCTGGATGGTCTTGATGTGCAGAGGTTTACAGTGCAATCATTAATGGATGGATTTGAGGGTCCACAAGGCTATAACCATAGATTTGGTTTGCACTATGTGGACTTTGAAGACCTCAACAGACCCAGAACCCCAAAGAGGTCAGCATATGCCTACTCTGAGATCACTGAAGACAACGGTTTCCCAGTAGtcaaagcaagcaaaaaaattCACGTCTCAGAGCAACAAAGCAAGAAGAGCCCTGCTCTGCCCCCATCTGAGGTTCCCTCTACATCCAAAGTGGTCTGGGAGAAGTTCTCACACCAGTCCCATTTTCAGAGAAGAATGTACCACTATGGGACCTTCCAAAATGGATTCCAGTGGGGCATTTCCTCCTCAGCATACCAGATTGAAGGTGGCTGGAACGCAGATGGGAAGGGACAAAGTATCTGGGACACCTTTACTCATGGCCCAAATACCATTCCTGAAGTTGCTAATGGTGATGTAGCATGTGATAGTTACAATAAAATAGATGAAGATCTCTACATGCTAAGAGCCATGAAAGTAAAGAGTTACAGGTTCTCCCTATCCTGGTCCAGGATTTTCCCCAATGGCTTAAGGGCTTCCCTTAACCAGAAAGGGGTTGACTATTACAACAGGCTCATTAATGGCCTCCTAGCATACAATATCACACCCATGGTGACACTCTACCACTGGGACCTCCCTCAGGCACTACAGGATGCAGGAGGTTGGGACAGTGTCAGCATGATTGACATCTTCAGTGACTATTGTGATTTCTGTTTTGCAACCTTTGGAGACAGAGTCAAGTTCTGGATAACATTCAATCAGCCCCACACCATTGCATGGTCAGGTTATGGAATAGGACAATTTCCTCCCAATGTCAAGAGCCCAGGAGATGCTCCATACAGGGTAGCACACAACCTTCTAAAAGCTCATGCCAAGGCTTATCACACCTATGATGAGAAATACAGGACATCTCAAGGTGGACTAGTATCAATCAGTCTCAACGCTGACTGGGTTGAGCCCAAAAATGTTGATGACCCTCGAGATGTGGTTGCTGCTGACCGTGCAATGCAGTTCCAGCTTGGCTGGTTTGCACATCCCATATTCAAAAATGGTGACTATCCAGATGCCATGAAGTGGCAAGTGGGCACTAAGAGTGAACTTCAGGGTCTTTCACAGACTAGGCTACCTTCTTTTACTGATGAGGAGAAAGCCTACATACAAGGCACAGCTGATGTGTTTTGCATAAACGCTTACACAACCAAAAAAGTGTATCATGCAAACACTGCTATCCAACCGCCGTCTTACGAGACTGATCAAGATATTGGGATAGAGGATCCAGACGAGTGGTACGGTACAGCGATCCTAGAACTTAAGGCTGTACCATATGGAATGAGGAGACTCCTAAACTGGATCAAAGAAGAGTATGGTGACCCTGAGATTTACGTCACAGAGAATGGGATGGCCTCAGACTTTTTAATCACCATTgatgacacagacagaaatttCTTCTTTAAGATGTATATTGATGAGGTTCTAAAAG CACATAACCTGGATGGAGTGAATGTTAAGGGTTACACAGCGTCGTCCCTCATGGACTCTTTTGAATGGCTAAATGGTTACATTAAGAGCTTTGGCCTCCACCATGTGGACTTCAAACACCCAAGCCGTCCAAGGACTCCAAAACGCTCTGCACATGAGTACTACCACATTATGATGGACAACGGTTTTCCTGAGACAGAGGTCGAAAAGATACTGTATGGACATTTCCCTGAAGGGTTTAAATGGAGTACTGCAACAGCATCTTATCAG ACTGAGGGGGCCTGGAGAGCAGACGGGAAAGGACTGAGTATCTGGGATCAGTATTCACACACTCCTGGAAGGATCGCGAATCATGACACAGGAGATATTGCCTGCAACAGCTACGTTAAATTTCCCAGAGATGTGGAAATGCTCCAGAGTCTGAAACTGAAGAATTATCGCTTCTCAATATCATGGCCCAGGATCCTCCCTGATGGAACTCTGGAATCATTTAACCAAGCTGGAATTGATTTTTATAACCGTCTGGTGGATCAACTTCTAGCCGCAAATATCCAACCACAG GTTACTCTGTACCACTGGGACTTACCTCAGGCACTGCAAGATGTCGGTGGCTGGGAAAATGACACAATTATTGACAGGTTCAGGGACTATGCTAACGTCATGTTCCATTACCTTGGAGACAAAGTAAAGTTCTGGATCACCTTTAATGAGCCTTACATTATGACAATCTTAGGATATAATCATGGAGATCATGCTCCAG GTGTCAAAGACCATACTGGCACCGTTACCTACAACGTGGGCCACAACATATTGAGAGCCCATGCCGAAGCCTGGCATCTCTACAATGACACCTATCGCGCCAAGCAGGGTGGCATCATCTCTATCACACTCAACTCTGACTGGGCATTTCCTCGCAGTCCCTACAAACAGGAGGATGTGTATGCAGCCTGGAGGTATTTACAG TTTTTTACAGGGTGGTTTGCTCACCCTATCTTCAAAGGAGATTACCCTGAAGTGATGAAGACTGTAATTAAGGAAAGAAGCCTGGCTGTGGGACTTCCAAAGTCTCG gcTCCCTGAATTTACCCCAGCTGAAATACAGAGGATCAAAGGTACACATGACTACTTTGGATTAAACCACTACACCTCTGTCCTGGTCTTCATGGTGAACCACAGTATTGATTACCAGGCCTACTATGGAGACAA GGGCACAGCTGTCGTCTCTGACTGGTCGTGGTTGGGATCTGGTTCATCCTGGTTGAAAGTGGTGCCACATGGGCTTAGAAATCTCCTGAAATTCATTAAAGATGAGTACGGAAACCCCCCAATTTATGTAACAGAGAACGGCATTTCAGAGCATGGTCCAGTGGACTTAAATGACATCCACAGACGTCACTTCTATGAAAACTACATTAATCAAGCCATGAAAG CGGTCTTGATTGATGGAGTGGACCTTCGGGGATACACGGCATGGTCTCTCATGGACAACTTTGAGTGGGCTATGGGTTATCAAGAAAGATTTGGCTTCTTCTACGTGAACCGCTCAGATCCATCACTCCCCCGCACTCCCAAGGAATCAACCAAGTTTTACATGTCCGTTGTGAATTGCAACGGCTTCCCAGACCCTGCCCAGGGCCCCCATGAATGTCTCCTAACTGACCCTGAAG AAACAACTCCTGCTCCAAATCCAGATGACCTGGAAGTGAATTTCCTGGGTTTGGAAATATCTCCATCAGAAGCTGAGACTGGCCTCTACGTTCTTTTCGCTTTCCTCCTTGTCGTGGTACTTGGAGCTGCCATCATGACCTTCCTGTGTTACAAGGCCAAAAAAAAT AATGATGGGCATAATGAGAGGCTCAGCAAACATCTAGAGACAATCGGGACGTCCGGCTTCAAACTCAACCACCAGAT CTCATGGCATTACATCAGCACCATCCAGGAACCAGAGAGGAAGCCTGTGACAGAACAGGTCAAAACAGAGACGCAGAAGTAG